In Maridesulfovibrio sp., a single genomic region encodes these proteins:
- a CDS encoding CBS domain-containing protein: MLLRKRAWDMMHEDFVSIDESASLAEGITVLREGMKASPDNNVVVVLKKNGELRGVISVWSMFKAVEDLVLKDEDLNLTGETDWDRAFKRAGTASCSASLDEHIEEDVAIFKPTDPMLVVLEIFRKKKRSWALVQEGGKIIGVVLLSDVYRELSRDLITQF, from the coding sequence ATGCTGCTTAGAAAAAGAGCCTGGGACATGATGCATGAGGATTTTGTCTCCATTGACGAGTCCGCAAGTCTGGCCGAAGGGATTACCGTATTGCGGGAAGGCATGAAGGCTTCGCCCGACAACAATGTTGTGGTTGTCCTTAAAAAGAACGGGGAACTGCGGGGAGTCATTTCGGTCTGGAGCATGTTCAAAGCAGTGGAAGACCTTGTGCTCAAGGACGAAGATCTGAATCTGACCGGTGAAACTGACTGGGATCGCGCATTCAAAAGGGCAGGTACGGCAAGTTGTTCAGCCTCCCTTGATGAACACATTGAAGAGGATGTGGCTATTTTCAAGCCGACCGATCCCATGCTGGTGGTGCTGGAAATTTTCCGTAAGAAAAAACGTTCCTGGGCTCTGGTGCAGGAAGGCGGAAAAATCATCGGCGTGGTTCTGCTCAGTGATGTCTACCGTGAACTTTCGCGGGATCTTATAACGCAGTTTTGA
- a CDS encoding HD domain-containing protein: MPIIRKSLLQLIFSGSFMKRWNDKLRPMELMEVDKQAHKMIAAWILFVLNSDGMEPREKYALGDSIVEGGIFEYLFRMVITDIKPPVFYRIKENPEHYRKLSKWVLKQLRPRLMPLGKEFWDRLTEYHLNPGEGSPARRILEAAHLYASYSEFKILKLLNQPDEEVSGIERSFIDRLDNYSDISGVSQLLNSESTPLGRFADLCGRLRFQTRWSQTPRVPETSVLGHVFIVATFAWFFSLEKGACPSRRQNNFFSGLFHDLPELLTRDIISPVKKSDPTIGELIREYEDEEMQRRIMIPLLKNGYEDIAARLGYFLGFDTGSEFNAQAVVGGFVKKISTEELDSRYNDDCYDPKDGELLKLCDHLAAFMEAYNAMRNGITSAHLHQAYWRISQSYMENPVVAGIHVGPLLADFD, encoded by the coding sequence ATGCCGATTATTCGCAAGAGCCTGTTACAGCTGATCTTTTCCGGGTCGTTCATGAAAAGGTGGAACGACAAACTCCGCCCCATGGAACTCATGGAGGTGGATAAGCAGGCCCATAAGATGATTGCGGCCTGGATTCTTTTTGTGCTCAACAGCGATGGAATGGAACCCAGGGAAAAGTACGCTCTTGGTGACAGCATTGTTGAGGGCGGTATTTTTGAATATCTTTTCCGTATGGTCATCACTGACATCAAGCCGCCTGTCTTTTACCGCATCAAGGAAAATCCTGAACATTACCGCAAACTTTCCAAGTGGGTTCTCAAGCAGCTGAGGCCCCGGCTGATGCCTCTGGGCAAGGAGTTCTGGGACCGGCTGACCGAGTACCACCTTAATCCCGGCGAAGGATCCCCGGCGCGCAGGATACTGGAGGCTGCACACCTGTATGCCAGTTATTCCGAATTCAAGATTCTGAAGCTGCTTAACCAGCCGGATGAGGAAGTCTCCGGTATTGAACGAAGTTTCATCGACAGACTGGACAATTATTCGGATATTTCCGGGGTCAGTCAGCTTTTGAATTCCGAATCAACTCCTCTGGGGCGTTTTGCCGATCTCTGCGGAAGGCTGAGGTTCCAGACCCGGTGGTCCCAGACCCCCCGGGTTCCGGAAACATCGGTGCTCGGACATGTTTTCATTGTGGCCACGTTCGCTTGGTTCTTCAGTCTGGAAAAGGGTGCCTGTCCGTCGCGCAGGCAGAACAATTTTTTTTCGGGCCTGTTTCACGATCTGCCGGAGCTGCTGACCCGCGACATAATCTCTCCGGTTAAAAAATCCGACCCGACAATCGGCGAGCTGATACGGGAATATGAAGACGAGGAAATGCAGCGGCGCATCATGATCCCTCTCCTGAAAAACGGTTATGAGGATATTGCCGCAAGGCTGGGCTATTTTCTGGGGTTTGATACCGGGTCTGAATTCAATGCCCAGGCCGTTGTGGGCGGTTTTGTCAAGAAGATCAGCACCGAGGAACTGGATTCCCGCTACAATGACGATTGTTATGACCCCAAGGACGGGGAACTGCTGAAGTTGTGTGATCATCTGGCTGCTTTCATGGAAGCGTACAACGCCATGCGCAACGGTATTACCTCCGCTCACCTGCATCAGGCGTATTGGCGCATCAGCCAGAGCTACATGGAAAACCCTGTGGTGGCCGGAATACACGTAGGCCCGTTACTGGCCGATTTTGATTAA
- a CDS encoding class I adenylate cyclase produces the protein MAAQKTQDTLLRELRRLNLYPPEVRQLKELRAKIEERTGASESSGDVSWSGRYAVLLYGMALKSLETDEAEGLNSLYSSEEEDSVPDICLDVLSRMGVCGRTMAAYLLCNRLLTFSSVQKWFDKTPAPVSIAVADRMVALDPEPAAKRVEFARSVLKKASSMELREAASFFRENGTRKGQLTFTSLESFMRGNFGTGCRRSLNSPESLDEISTCAENMPSYPEKELILDVAFHLRTMDPVIMRKVLEAVERLADELDDRTLKQIVPLAMSPSIFLARAAMDVIAKFGGKRRGRIFSRIFNESTQTRAELVNRIPLLSSKNFAQFMNSIPKEFHLPVVSTVFSTLSDEDPHCFGAILSSVLKKSRSKKKNTLYQELKEILDREALPEPPQPEMGEGLIMPGEDFIRVGAPIVLNIMKKKSNSGISSFFGKEEDGDDGIQDIYTGGQITNQEIHKLNRWKNRGREIVFRNCSFAACDFRSSFMEKCSFLNCSFEACTFSGASYSGCVFQNCSFSASSMHGALFYECRFESVRFRCSHFDSATFCMAVMEKCSFQFVAAPGAFFCRTRVHCCSFDVADLRDVRFYRSDLKGIYFGNSDFTESFFLSGEAWSVRFDECSTFGMKALNIKTGNSELLKAVNRTLAERLGVRERLKKKVKGSGEADQYRQAVQYKAVRLWFALKDIQRAHGCFSENNNRRLAWSGTRMNRKCAEFVKILPALLHTTVFEKAGGMEELCASSKVKGYYPDLDVFNSLSRLFGDVKVESPTGGFVPVEALMSIGSTGTIAQSPDSDLDCWVCCDFSGSRGDSRERLQFKLRAIEDWADRDFGLEVHFFVMDVREVRENRFGLSDEESSGSAQSALLKEEFYRTALLIAGTPPLWWFTPPEADDTAYADASKKVAALCGRDYFVDLGNVPHIPAREFFGASLWQIVKGVKSPFKSIMKFGLLEMYISGEGRPLLCESIKRNLLNGMRRLRRVDPYMLLYRDLADFYASRGAPEYTWLTAMALRLKCGLLGKEELDAIPACPEEREIIEFASGLAGKDSPGHIKGFKGLSDFRSVVALGDRINQFMIKTYMKVREGQDAQAGSAITPEDLTRLGRVIFSNFAKRRHKVERISLPGSRTTFFDTLIVTRSKGAVWELQGEYPDESGTRVSHIPIESGRDLVSMLVWVVLNGLYHNDMKMRTDMTSAPVRDRELIGLFDSLEQFFPLKEVFKTPVEEALNPEQVVRAFFILNFCSPREDKKVREVHLVYGTNWGEVFCRKLDITTALIETPEAFLRSEMPEICTGPVKMGQFVPQSSVCPFLKIPVN, from the coding sequence ATGGCAGCACAGAAAACCCAGGACACATTGCTCAGAGAGTTGCGCAGACTGAACCTGTACCCTCCCGAGGTCAGGCAGCTCAAGGAGTTGCGCGCAAAAATCGAAGAAAGGACCGGTGCCTCGGAAAGTTCCGGGGATGTTTCATGGTCAGGCAGGTATGCTGTTCTGCTTTACGGCATGGCCCTGAAATCACTTGAAACTGATGAAGCTGAAGGACTTAATTCCCTCTATTCTTCGGAAGAAGAGGATTCTGTCCCGGATATCTGTCTTGATGTCCTTTCCCGCATGGGAGTCTGCGGCAGGACAATGGCAGCGTATTTGCTTTGCAACAGGCTTTTGACTTTTTCCAGTGTACAGAAATGGTTTGATAAGACTCCCGCCCCTGTATCCATAGCTGTTGCCGACAGGATGGTCGCTCTTGATCCGGAGCCTGCAGCCAAAAGGGTCGAATTTGCGCGTTCGGTATTGAAGAAGGCCTCGTCCATGGAATTGAGAGAGGCGGCTTCCTTTTTCCGGGAGAACGGAACCCGCAAGGGGCAGCTTACCTTTACATCGCTGGAAAGTTTCATGCGGGGCAATTTCGGCACAGGCTGCCGCAGGAGTCTCAATTCACCTGAATCATTGGACGAGATAAGTACCTGCGCAGAGAACATGCCTTCGTATCCGGAAAAGGAACTGATTCTGGATGTGGCCTTTCATCTGCGCACCATGGACCCGGTGATTATGAGAAAGGTCCTTGAGGCTGTGGAAAGACTGGCCGATGAGCTGGACGACAGGACTCTGAAGCAGATAGTTCCCCTGGCCATGTCTCCTTCCATTTTCCTGGCCAGGGCAGCCATGGATGTTATCGCCAAGTTCGGCGGCAAGCGCAGAGGGAGGATTTTTTCACGTATATTCAATGAATCAACCCAGACAAGAGCCGAACTTGTTAACAGGATTCCTCTGCTCAGCTCCAAGAATTTTGCCCAGTTCATGAATTCCATTCCCAAGGAATTTCATCTTCCTGTTGTTTCCACCGTTTTTTCAACTCTTTCCGATGAAGACCCTCATTGCTTCGGTGCCATCCTTTCTTCTGTCCTTAAAAAATCACGCAGCAAAAAAAAGAACACACTTTATCAGGAATTGAAGGAAATTCTTGACCGCGAAGCACTGCCGGAACCCCCGCAACCGGAAATGGGTGAAGGGCTGATAATGCCGGGAGAGGATTTTATCCGGGTAGGCGCGCCCATTGTTCTGAACATAATGAAAAAAAAGAGCAACAGCGGAATCAGCAGTTTTTTCGGCAAGGAGGAAGATGGAGACGACGGTATTCAGGATATCTACACCGGCGGGCAGATAACCAATCAGGAGATTCATAAGCTCAACCGCTGGAAGAATAGGGGCAGGGAAATTGTTTTTCGTAACTGTTCCTTTGCCGCCTGCGATTTCAGATCATCGTTCATGGAAAAGTGCAGTTTCCTCAACTGTTCCTTTGAAGCGTGTACATTTTCTGGTGCCTCTTATTCGGGATGCGTTTTCCAGAACTGTTCTTTCAGCGCCAGTTCCATGCACGGGGCCTTGTTTTATGAATGCAGGTTTGAGTCCGTTCGTTTCCGGTGCTCTCACTTTGATTCGGCCACGTTCTGCATGGCTGTTATGGAAAAATGTTCATTTCAGTTTGTTGCCGCCCCCGGAGCTTTTTTCTGCCGGACCAGAGTTCACTGCTGCAGTTTTGATGTGGCGGACTTGCGGGATGTCCGATTTTACAGGTCGGATCTCAAAGGAATATATTTCGGTAACAGCGATTTCACGGAGTCCTTTTTCCTTTCCGGAGAGGCCTGGAGCGTAAGGTTTGATGAGTGTTCAACATTCGGAATGAAGGCTTTAAATATTAAAACGGGTAATTCCGAACTGCTGAAGGCTGTTAACAGAACTCTGGCCGAGAGACTGGGAGTACGGGAAAGGCTCAAGAAAAAAGTAAAAGGGAGCGGTGAGGCTGATCAGTACCGGCAGGCCGTGCAGTACAAGGCCGTAAGACTCTGGTTTGCCTTGAAAGACATTCAGCGGGCTCACGGCTGCTTTTCCGAGAACAATAATCGACGACTGGCGTGGTCCGGCACAAGGATGAATCGGAAATGTGCCGAGTTTGTAAAAATTCTTCCTGCCCTGCTGCACACAACTGTCTTTGAAAAGGCCGGTGGTATGGAGGAGCTTTGCGCTTCCTCCAAGGTTAAAGGGTATTATCCGGATCTTGATGTTTTTAATTCTCTGAGCAGACTTTTCGGGGATGTGAAAGTGGAGAGCCCGACCGGGGGCTTTGTTCCGGTGGAGGCTCTTATGTCCATAGGAAGTACGGGGACAATTGCGCAATCCCCTGATTCGGACCTGGACTGCTGGGTCTGCTGTGATTTTTCCGGCAGCAGGGGGGACAGCCGGGAGCGGTTGCAGTTCAAACTGCGGGCTATCGAAGACTGGGCGGATAGGGATTTCGGTCTTGAGGTGCATTTTTTCGTTATGGATGTCCGTGAGGTGCGTGAAAACAGGTTCGGGCTGAGTGATGAGGAAAGTTCCGGATCGGCGCAGAGCGCCCTCCTTAAGGAGGAGTTTTACCGCACAGCCCTGCTTATAGCCGGAACACCGCCGCTCTGGTGGTTCACTCCCCCGGAGGCGGACGATACCGCTTATGCCGATGCTTCCAAAAAGGTCGCGGCCTTGTGCGGGCGGGATTATTTTGTGGATCTCGGCAATGTTCCCCATATTCCGGCCAGAGAATTTTTCGGAGCATCCCTGTGGCAGATAGTAAAAGGGGTGAAGAGTCCCTTCAAATCCATAATGAAGTTCGGGCTGCTGGAAATGTATATTTCAGGAGAAGGCCGTCCGCTTCTCTGCGAGAGTATAAAAAGGAATCTCCTTAACGGAATGCGTCGGTTGAGGCGGGTAGACCCCTACATGCTGCTTTATCGAGATCTGGCTGATTTTTATGCATCAAGGGGCGCCCCGGAGTACACCTGGCTGACGGCCATGGCTCTGCGTCTGAAGTGCGGGCTGCTCGGAAAAGAGGAACTCGATGCAATCCCCGCATGTCCGGAGGAAAGGGAAATAATCGAATTTGCCTCCGGACTGGCAGGCAAGGACAGCCCCGGGCACATAAAGGGATTCAAGGGATTATCTGATTTCAGGTCTGTCGTGGCGCTCGGAGATAGAATCAACCAGTTCATGATCAAGACCTATATGAAGGTCCGCGAAGGACAGGACGCTCAGGCCGGATCGGCTATAACCCCGGAGGACCTGACACGGCTCGGCAGGGTTATTTTTTCAAATTTTGCCAAACGCAGACATAAAGTTGAGCGCATCTCTCTCCCCGGATCACGCACAACTTTTTTTGATACCTTGATCGTGACCAGAAGCAAGGGAGCGGTCTGGGAACTGCAGGGAGAATATCCGGATGAATCCGGGACAAGGGTGAGCCATATTCCTATCGAGTCCGGCCGGGACCTTGTTTCCATGCTGGTGTGGGTAGTTCTTAACGGCCTGTATCACAATGATATGAAAATGCGCACGGATATGACGTCCGCACCGGTAAGGGACAGGGAACTGATCGGGTTGTTTGATAGTCTGGAGCAGTTTTTTCCTCTCAAGGAGGTGTTCAAAACCCCGGTGGAGGAAGCCCTTAATCCGGAGCAGGTGGTGCGGGCCTTTTTCATACTGAATTTCTGTTCGCCGAGAGAGGATAAGAAGGTCAGGGAGGTGCATCTGGTTTACGGCACCAACTGGGGAGAGGTCTTCTGCAGAAAACTGGATATAACCACGGCCTTGATAGAGACGCCGGAAGCGTTCCTGCGCAGCGAGATGCCGGAAATCTGTACCGGGCCGGTGAAGATGGGGCAGTTTGTCCCGCAGAGTTCAGTCTGTCCGTTCCTCAAGATTCCTGTAAACTGA
- the rlmD gene encoding 23S rRNA (uracil(1939)-C(5))-methyltransferase RlmD, whose protein sequence is MSKYSGPLQPGSVIECEIESLVFGGKGIARHDGLAVFVDRAVPGQKVRCEITGLKKRFAEARRLDVLRNSESECEPSCPLFGDCGGCSHQDMTYDAQLYWKGRQVSETLQRIGRVSPETPGMGKPAIASPETFGYRNKLDFSFSGQGPSLQLGFKKTGSETEVLNVPRCPLLPESCAGIPGLVRAYCAKTGVGAYMHGKGGYWRKLVVRVARATGEIMVHLITAPAESHEHVAGLEKELFEHVPQLASFAHSTRRGRADLATGEQQVSLSGKPFITEQLFRADGVGINYRISPNSFFQTNSAGAEILFRRSLELASPVPGDVVYDLFCGSGGIGLFMARDVQKVIGIEASQETVLSARDNAGINGVENAEYMVGNLARKEDFPSNMPVPDIVVVDPPRNGVPGNALQRILQIGPAKVLYISCNPATLARDVLAMSDNYDLDCFSAVDMFPHTSHVECIALLTRSEENCNN, encoded by the coding sequence ATGAGTAAATACAGCGGCCCGCTTCAGCCGGGAAGTGTAATAGAGTGTGAGATTGAATCGCTGGTTTTCGGCGGTAAAGGGATTGCCCGGCATGACGGACTGGCCGTCTTCGTGGACAGGGCTGTTCCCGGCCAGAAAGTCCGCTGCGAAATTACCGGGCTGAAAAAAAGGTTCGCCGAAGCCCGCAGACTGGATGTGCTGAGAAATTCCGAGTCGGAGTGTGAACCTTCCTGTCCTCTTTTCGGCGATTGCGGAGGTTGCAGCCATCAGGATATGACCTACGATGCTCAGTTGTACTGGAAAGGCCGTCAGGTCAGCGAAACTCTGCAGCGCATAGGCAGGGTTTCACCGGAGACTCCGGGAATGGGCAAGCCGGCCATAGCTTCACCGGAAACTTTCGGATATAGAAACAAGCTTGATTTTTCTTTTTCCGGGCAAGGTCCTTCACTGCAACTGGGATTCAAGAAAACAGGCTCGGAAACCGAAGTTCTGAACGTACCCCGTTGCCCTCTTCTGCCGGAATCATGCGCCGGGATTCCCGGACTGGTCCGTGCGTATTGCGCGAAGACCGGAGTCGGGGCGTACATGCACGGCAAGGGCGGATACTGGCGTAAGCTGGTTGTCCGCGTGGCCCGCGCGACCGGAGAAATCATGGTGCACCTGATTACTGCTCCGGCTGAATCCCATGAACATGTCGCCGGGCTTGAGAAAGAGCTTTTCGAGCATGTCCCGCAGTTGGCGAGTTTTGCCCATTCAACCCGCAGGGGGCGCGCTGATCTGGCTACCGGCGAACAGCAGGTGAGTCTTTCCGGAAAACCTTTTATTACCGAGCAGCTTTTCCGTGCCGATGGGGTAGGCATTAATTACCGGATCAGCCCGAATTCATTTTTCCAGACTAATTCGGCCGGTGCGGAAATTCTGTTCAGGCGCAGCCTGGAGCTTGCTTCTCCCGTGCCCGGAGATGTTGTTTACGACCTTTTTTGCGGTTCCGGCGGGATAGGGCTGTTTATGGCCCGGGATGTGCAAAAGGTTATCGGAATAGAGGCTTCACAGGAGACTGTCCTTTCCGCGCGAGATAACGCCGGGATAAACGGGGTTGAAAATGCGGAGTATATGGTCGGCAACCTTGCCAGAAAAGAGGATTTCCCGAGTAATATGCCGGTCCCTGATATCGTTGTCGTGGACCCTCCGCGCAATGGAGTTCCGGGAAATGCTTTGCAGAGGATTCTGCAGATCGGCCCGGCAAAGGTGCTCTATATCTCCTGCAATCCGGCCACACTGGCTCGTGACGTTCTTGCCATGTCGGATAACTATGATCTCGATTGTTTTTCCGCTGTGGATATGTTTCCGCATACCTCCCATGTTGAATGTATAGCTTTGTTGACGAGATCAGAGGAAAACTGCAACAATTGA
- a CDS encoding septal ring lytic transglycosylase RlpA family protein: protein MTRLVFLMQLAVFLILAVGSAQAQETETVPSANASNASAVAQPAPPVIQADYKEEGIASWYGEKFHGKVTASGEPYDMDKLTAAHNYLPLGVKVTVTNLDNNKSVDVVINDRGPFVPDRIIDLSRAAARELDIVDSGKARVRIEPYRPAPAALPAETAAPAAPVIHKLYGAFYIQAGAYKVKDNAERLIKRLNKAGFSNTRIVRIVTDSAQIFKVQVGMYKTLADARKAHGQMGPGFPGTFILADVIQD from the coding sequence ATGACCAGACTTGTTTTCCTTATGCAGTTGGCAGTTTTTCTGATCCTCGCGGTTGGTTCCGCCCAGGCACAGGAGACGGAAACCGTTCCATCTGCCAATGCCTCGAACGCTTCGGCTGTTGCCCAGCCCGCTCCCCCGGTCATTCAGGCCGACTATAAGGAAGAGGGCATAGCCTCATGGTACGGAGAAAAATTTCACGGAAAGGTCACCGCATCCGGTGAACCGTACGACATGGATAAACTCACTGCCGCCCACAACTACCTTCCGCTTGGCGTAAAGGTGACCGTTACCAACCTCGACAACAATAAAAGTGTTGATGTGGTCATAAATGACCGCGGCCCATTTGTTCCGGACAGAATAATAGACCTCTCCCGTGCTGCCGCAAGGGAGCTTGATATCGTTGATTCCGGCAAAGCCAGAGTCCGCATCGAACCCTATCGTCCGGCACCGGCAGCACTGCCTGCCGAAACTGCAGCACCTGCGGCACCCGTTATACACAAGCTCTACGGAGCGTTCTACATTCAGGCCGGAGCCTACAAGGTCAAAGACAACGCAGAAAGACTCATCAAAAGACTGAACAAAGCAGGATTCAGCAACACGCGCATAGTCCGGATAGTCACTGACAGTGCCCAGATTTTCAAAGTTCAGGTAGGCATGTACAAGACTCTTGCCGATGCCCGCAAGGCCCACGGACAGATGGGTCCCGGATTTCCCGGAACGTTCATACTGGCCGATGTTATACAGGATTAA
- the pbpC gene encoding penicillin-binding protein 1C: MSGRNCVLKGGAKKMAVAAGIVFFLVAVFFVLDFACPFPEQSLHKPVATVVKDRNGEVLRIFLPPDGARRMRTSLADVSPVFKKALIASEDSWFEYHPGVNPFSVLRAAVSNIAAGRVVSGGSTIPMQIARMAAPRQRTFFAKIIEAFRAVQLKLHHSNDELLEIYLNMLPFGGNIEGVAAASHFYFGHDAKTLSLGESALLTTLPRGPVYYDPLRNPAQALAGRNKVMRQLAQKGEFPAEEVERNIRLPLPDRITPVPLKAPHFCRMAVRREGRVPEIDTTLDSALQQAAAEKLRAHVARLRTQDIDNAACVIIHIPTREIRALVGSADFFETGYGGAINLTETLRSPGSTLKPFLYALAFDRGKMVPDTFLYDVPVDYSGYSPENYDRTWSGQVTVRQALAKSLNVPAVNTLALAGVEDFLVLLRKGGLSSLDRTAAQYGLPLALGGCEVRLTDLTDLYACLGDRGRYRPLKLVSGNGPTPVQLLSPEASWLVLDMLSSVTRPDMNDTWMLTRDRPEAGWKTGTSFGHRDAWAVGISGDYAVGVWVGNPDGRPRKGISGAVHAGPLLFDLLRLAAPGGKLPAPPEGAGISEVEVCAHSHQLPGPFCGERVRMRILSGKTVLHPCDQCRQIFVDGRTGYRLSGECLDRPGIKRKIIRTIPPNLAHWRRENNLEVPQMPPMAPDCDLIPAGTAPHIISPAANTPYLLRGDTPLSFQKIALKAEAGPDCGILYWFLDGRLICKGKAEERLFAEIGPGNHRISVTDDSGRSDSLVFEVR; encoded by the coding sequence ATGAGCGGGAGGAATTGCGTGCTTAAGGGCGGCGCAAAGAAAATGGCAGTGGCGGCGGGGATTGTTTTCTTCCTTGTCGCCGTTTTTTTTGTGCTGGATTTCGCCTGCCCGTTTCCGGAGCAGAGTCTTCACAAGCCTGTAGCCACGGTGGTGAAGGACAGAAACGGCGAGGTTCTGCGTATTTTTCTGCCGCCGGACGGCGCCCGGCGTATGAGGACATCGCTTGCGGACGTCTCGCCGGTTTTTAAGAAGGCCCTCATAGCTTCCGAGGACAGCTGGTTCGAATATCATCCGGGGGTAAATCCTTTTTCCGTTTTGCGTGCAGCCGTCTCCAATATTGCTGCTGGTCGGGTGGTGTCCGGCGGTTCGACCATCCCGATGCAGATTGCCAGAATGGCAGCCCCCCGGCAGAGAACCTTTTTCGCAAAAATCATCGAGGCATTCCGGGCCGTACAGCTTAAACTGCACCACAGCAATGACGAACTGCTGGAAATATATCTGAACATGCTGCCGTTCGGGGGTAATATCGAAGGCGTTGCCGCGGCTTCTCATTTTTACTTCGGACACGACGCCAAGACTCTGTCATTGGGCGAATCGGCTCTGCTGACAACTCTTCCCCGCGGTCCTGTCTATTATGATCCTCTGCGTAATCCTGCACAGGCGCTGGCCGGTCGCAACAAGGTCATGCGCCAGTTGGCGCAAAAGGGAGAGTTTCCGGCAGAAGAGGTGGAAAGAAACATCAGACTCCCGCTGCCGGACAGGATTACCCCGGTTCCCCTGAAAGCGCCCCATTTCTGCCGTATGGCCGTAAGGCGGGAAGGACGGGTGCCTGAAATAGACACAACTCTCGATTCCGCTTTGCAGCAGGCCGCTGCGGAAAAGCTCCGGGCGCACGTTGCCCGTTTGCGTACGCAGGATATAGACAATGCCGCCTGCGTCATCATCCACATTCCCACCCGCGAGATTCGAGCTCTGGTCGGTTCGGCTGATTTTTTTGAAACCGGATACGGTGGAGCCATCAATCTGACCGAAACACTGCGTTCGCCGGGCTCCACGCTGAAGCCTTTTCTGTATGCGCTGGCCTTTGATCGGGGTAAAATGGTCCCGGATACTTTTCTGTATGATGTTCCGGTGGATTATTCCGGATATTCGCCGGAAAATTATGATCGCACCTGGAGCGGACAGGTCACAGTCCGGCAGGCTCTGGCGAAATCATTGAACGTTCCAGCCGTGAATACTCTGGCTCTGGCGGGCGTGGAAGATTTTCTGGTCCTGTTGCGTAAAGGGGGCTTGAGTTCTCTGGACAGAACTGCGGCGCAATACGGACTGCCGCTTGCTCTGGGCGGTTGCGAAGTGCGGCTTACCGATCTTACCGATCTTTATGCCTGCCTGGGGGACAGAGGGAGATATAGACCTCTGAAACTGGTTTCCGGTAATGGTCCGACTCCCGTGCAGTTGCTGTCACCGGAAGCGTCCTGGCTGGTGCTGGATATGCTTTCATCGGTCACGAGGCCGGATATGAACGATACCTGGATGCTGACCCGCGACAGGCCTGAGGCCGGATGGAAGACCGGAACATCTTTCGGGCATCGCGATGCCTGGGCGGTTGGAATTTCGGGAGATTATGCTGTCGGAGTCTGGGTGGGCAACCCTGACGGCAGGCCGCGCAAGGGGATATCCGGTGCCGTTCATGCGGGTCCGCTGCTTTTTGATCTGCTGCGGCTGGCCGCGCCGGGAGGAAAGCTTCCTGCTCCGCCGGAAGGGGCCGGAATATCGGAAGTGGAGGTCTGTGCCCACAGCCATCAACTGCCCGGACCTTTTTGCGGGGAACGGGTCCGTATGAGGATACTGTCCGGCAAAACCGTGCTTCATCCATGCGACCAGTGCCGACAGATTTTTGTGGACGGCCGGACCGGGTATCGCCTGTCCGGTGAATGTCTGGACAGGCCGGGCATCAAGCGGAAAATAATCCGAACAATACCACCCAACCTTGCCCACTGGCGCAGGGAAAACAATCTTGAAGTCCCGCAGATGCCGCCCATGGCCCCGGACTGCGACCTTATCCCGGCCGGCACGGCTCCGCATATCATTTCACCTGCGGCCAACACTCCGTATCTACTGCGTGGTGATACGCCTTTGAGCTTTCAGAAAATTGCCCTGAAGGCGGAGGCCGGTCCGGACTGCGGAATCCTGTATTGGTTTCTGGACGGAAGATTGATCTGCAAGGGAAAGGCGGAAGAACGTCTTTTTGCTGAAATAGGGCCGGGAAACCACCGCATTTCTGTTACCGATGATTCCGGGCGGTCCGATTCGCTTGTTTTCGAGGTTCGTTAA
- a CDS encoding FxsA family protein: protein MFAKIFIALVVVPLFDLYLLVQIGSRIGTLNAIALCLLTAFVGAWLARSQGAATMQKVQENLNRGVMPAEDILDAVIIFVAGLVLLTPGFITDVFGLLLLFPFTRGYFKRWLRVQLEEMMKKPNVHVAYHNTEFTAWTNRDQSHKEIDGVIDIEPEDKDDKPLQ, encoded by the coding sequence ATGTTTGCAAAAATTTTTATCGCCCTTGTAGTGGTACCCCTTTTCGACCTTTACCTGCTGGTGCAGATAGGGTCCAGAATCGGCACTCTCAACGCCATAGCACTGTGTCTGCTGACCGCTTTTGTCGGAGCCTGGCTGGCCCGTTCGCAAGGTGCGGCGACCATGCAGAAAGTGCAGGAGAATCTCAACAGAGGCGTAATGCCCGCCGAAGATATTCTGGACGCCGTGATAATTTTTGTGGCCGGGCTTGTGCTGCTTACTCCCGGTTTCATTACCGATGTTTTCGGTCTACTGCTGCTTTTCCCGTTCACCCGTGGATATTTTAAGCGCTGGCTCAGGGTGCAGCTTGAGGAAATGATGAAAAAGCCGAACGTCCATGTCGCTTATCATAATACCGAGTTCACCGCCTGGACCAACCGGGATCAGTCACACAAGGAAATTGACGGCGTGATCGACATTGAACCGGAAGATAAAGACGATAAACCTTTGCAGTGA